Below is a window of Camelina sativa cultivar DH55 chromosome 11, Cs, whole genome shotgun sequence DNA.
ATTTGTCCCTCCTATATAACAGGAGATAAATATCTTTGGGCCTATCGAAGATTTGATACTGGAAAATGCATGGCCGTGCTCAAACGATGTGAAAGTCAATCGTTTGTTTTATCAGTATAAACCGGAGTTCGATAAATATGATTTAGCTTAATAAGGATGACACTGTTTCTTGCCTTATGCTAAGATCTAGATATAGCGACGAAAGGATTATCGGAATAGATGATTCCAGTACAAGTGGAAGATTGTTGGGAATGTCCTGAAATCACTTGTACTAACTTTTGTGTAGTCAAAGGTTTGAAAGTCGAAGTCGTATAATATTAGACGATTATAACGTTTTGCTAGAAACCTTTTATAATCAATGACTTTAGAAGTTCATTACTAATATTATTCAATCTTACATGGTCACACACCTAAGCAGACTGGATTAATGCAATATTgggtttgatataaaatatatatatatatatatatatattatatgagatatatatatatatttatatatgtgcagttataaaatatgttaatataatacatatctatatttgatatatatatgtatgtttataaACGTGCACGTAAGTGAGAATTGGGCTTGGCCCATTAGCAAACCTAAACGAGTTAGGTTAGCAtccatcaatatatataatgacGTTTGCGTTTAATTAGATATGACTAAGATTCTCGCCGAAACCAAACCtaagacaaaaatatttgtCACGATCGAGATCTGATCTCTACGGCACTAGCATCCCGTTCAATCCAGTTTGTGTGCATGTGGATATCAGTAGAGGCACAACGGTTGGATTGCTTTACAACCTTAGTTTATTTTACTTCATCTTCCGCTGCGAACTATCCAGATATATTCATAATCTGATGATATAGATTTGATTCAATATTTACATGAATCCTGGCAATAGAATTTGTGACTAGTTTTATAAATCGTTATAAACCGGTTCAAATTCCAACATTTACTGCTTCAGgccaatattttatttttcttacactAATTAATCATATGATCTCACTTGTAAAGTACTAAAAAGTACTCATCTTGATCTTGTAAAAAAACGGTTCGCCAGTTCGCCTTTCTCACCGCACCGacgatttttttagttttgccCACGatctctaaattttaaattcatgcaaccatttttttgtctttatgtCAATTAATAAAAGAGTGTTGTTcgttaaagattttgtttttttctttcaatatttatataactatttatttattttaatttttaaatatatatttgtttcaccGTTCTATCTTTACATTCTAGGAAACTtccttaatatattttgttcataACTTTGACTTTTTCCGGTTATGTCCGGTTCTATTCATTTGATTTTATTCGGTTTGTGTATTATTTAGTCAATTTTACGCTTCTGTAACTTTGGCCGACCAAAAAGgacagaacaaaacagagagagatacGAAATTTCCTTGTCACTTTACTTACGCGGCGGATACAGCAAACATCTTTTTTCTGATCATTCAGAACTTTTTTGTCTTATTACtaattcaaaatccaaaaaacaaaccacaaaaacaaaaaaagtttacaaatacATTAAATTCAAATCGTTACCAGCAGTACGACCATCTTTATCATCACATTTTTGACCATTTCTCCATCTGGGTTTTAttatcttcagtttttttttgtgtcacaCAACTCAGTTTCAGaatatcttatttttgtattttttgttatcaCAAATTGATATTGTTGTCTCTTCTGAGTTTATTgttctattattatatttatggaaGTCTCTTGATTTCGCTTTTATATCCCCAAAAAGCATATTTTCTTGATTGTACCAAGAATGATTAATTGATCATCAAAAGGGTTTTGATTTGACAAGTCtctataatcaaaataaaatctaaaccttttGGTAATGGGATCTGTAACTGAGTGTTACTCTAATGAAGTGTTTGAATTAGATCCTAAATGGGTCGTTGATCCTCAACATCTCTTTGTTGGTCCCAAGATTGGTGAAGGTGCTCATGCTAAAATTTATGAAGGAAAGTAAGTTTACTTAATTCAATTTTGCTCCATTTacatattaatatcataaaaattcaaattttggcTTCATTTTTACTCACTCTATGATTCTTGGATGAATCTTAATCCATTATTGTTTCCCTTTTTCTCGGGGATCGATCTTTCTTGGTTCTTGAACTTGTTTTTGAGTACAGAACTCGAGACTTTGCATATTTGAAGAAAAGATTGAAAGTTTTGGCTGAAAAATATTTAGTCTTTAGTAATATATGTTTCAGTTTAATGGGTTGTTTGATGAGTTAAGGATCAAAGAGGTAGTCTTTGTATCAATATTTGTTAATGTAGCCACTGGAAATTTAGTGTGAATCAGTTTTTGGTGTAAGTGAGAATCTTGGTTTGGTGACGTGTTATTGTTGATGAAGAGTAGAGAGATTGATAAGGAGatgtgtggtttctttgtttaggtataaaaacaaaacagttgCTATTAAGATTGTTAAAAGAGGAGAATCTCCGGAAGAGATTGCGAAAAGAGAGAGCAGATTTGCAAGAGAGGTCTCTATGTTGTCTAGAGTTCAACACAAAAACTTGGTTAAGGTTCAGCTTCTTATCTTTGACCAAATCTCTGGTTCATATTTCTAGAGAGTTTGGTTAAGAGACAAGGCTAAACGTTTTGATTCGGTAACTTTGTGTAGTTCATTGGAGCTTGCAAAGAACCAATCATGGTTATAGTTACCGAGCTTTTACTCGGTGGTACATTGCGTAAATACCTTGTGAGTTTGCGTCCAGGGCGTTTGGACATACGTTTAGCTGTTGGGTTTGCTCTTGACATTGCACGGGCCATGGAATGCTTACACTCTCATGGAGTCATCCACCGTGATCTCAAACCAGGTGACAGTTTAAACCGATATCACGCGTCAAAACTTTCTAGAAGTCACAATCTTGGTctgatttttatctttttgttggaTGGCAGAGAATTTGATCTTAACTGCAGATTATAAGACGGTTAAACTAGCAGATTTCGGTTTAGCTAGAGAAGAATCATTAACCGAGATGATGACCGCAGAAACTGGTACATATCGTTGGATGGCTCCCGAGGTACTAATACTATTCTCAATGAAATCATTTTTCGTGTTCTGCATTTGCCTTTTGGCTCCAACAATTTGCTGAATCCAAAAGTTACGGTTAAACAGCTTTATAGTACGGTCACATTGAGGCATGGCGAGAAAAAACACTATAACCATAAGGTAGATGCCTACAGCTTTGCTATCGTCTTGTGGGAGCTTATCCACAACAAGTTACCTTTTGAAGGCATGTCAAATCTCCAAGCTGCTTACGCTGCTGCATTCAAggtttgattcttgattctgaaTTCTCAACCATATTATGATTCTTGATTTTCAAGTCTCAACcatttgattttgatatcaAAGTTTGCACCTTGATCCATTTGATTCTTGGTTTTCAACCGTTTACTATAATTTCTACCGTTTGATTTTCGACCGTTTAATTCTTCTTGATTCCGAAGTTTGGTTCTTGATTTTTAACATTCTTggttcttgatatttttttgtttgattcttgatatCTAACCGTTTAGTTCTTGTGTTTTGAAACATTTTGATTCTTGCTTTCTAACCGTTTGAATCTTAAATCCAAACCATTTTGTTTCTTAAGTTTCAAACCGTTTGATTCTAATTGTTGTATGCTTTCATATTTCCGGTTAGAACTTGAGGCCTAGTGCAGACGATTTACCAGGGGATTTAGCAATGATCGTAACATCTTGCTGGAAAGAAGATCCAAACTATCGACCAAACTTCACAGAGATTATTCAAATGCTTCTACGTTGCCTCTCCACAATCTCAGCACCTGAGCTTGTTCCTCCGTCCATTAAACGTGTATTCTCGTCCGAAAACGCGGTATTGCCACCAGAGTCGCCTGGAACTTGCTCATTGATGGCTGTTAGAGACGGAGATCAGATTCCTACCGATGCAAACTTGCAGCAAAAACAAGTTAGAGAAAGCAGCTTCTTTTTCTGCTGCTAATATTTGATTGTGTGGGTTATATAGGGTGAAAAATAAGAGAAGTGGTTTGAAAATGTAATGAATAATTTATTAGTTTCAATATTAATAGCTTATATTTTCAACTAATGAATTTTACTGAGAAAGTACCGAAATTAAGGGAAGTTGAAAGtgttttaaacttaaaattccaaaaaagttttaaacttaaaattccaaaaaaaaaaaaaaaaaacaaagttacgccgttgccggggatcgaacccgggtcacccgcgtgacaggcgggaatgcttaccactatactacaacgacATTGTTGTTAAGATAAACAATAATAGTTAATTGAAGCAAGATTTAGTGCAAATACAAAAATCACATgtcaaaagaagcaaaataatTACTAGATGATTGTAATAAAGGTTTAAacacttttcttttatcaagGTGCACACATCATGAGCACCTTATAAAGCATGCATAGGTACATGTTAAACCATGTATTTTGAAGGGGATCTTATTGTGAACACTTTCAAAATCGAGCATAAATACATGTAAAACCATTAATATTGAAGGTGATCTCATTCAAAATCACCTTCAAAATCCTGCATGTGTCATACATGTAAAACCATATTTATACATGTAAAGTTGTATGTTACACAATTCTCTGATTCATTGTATTTCCAgttaaaataaagcaaaataGTGAAAAAGTAAAATGCATTCATCATTTTTTACAAGATGAAAAGTTGAGGACTCATCCGAAACATGTTTTTGACATATAACACACTATAATTGgttaagtttatttttaatattttaatataattttacgTTTCTTGACATATGACACACTATAATTGGttaaattcatttttgttattttaatatcatttaacTTTTCTTGACATATGACACACTATAATTagtaaattcatttttattattatttaataaataataaaattatattacaaattattaaaataatatgttgaGAAACTGAAAGAGTTTATAGTGATAAAGATGTTCttaattttcatttgtttcttattAATCCAATATCAAAGATTCTTTTtcaaaagagagattttttaagttttctgtacaatatttgttaattattattgacaaattataaacttttttaaaaataaagaattgaATGCTATATAGTTTTAGGCTTGTAAATCACACAAGAATAATGCATTTCCCATTTATAAACAGGTTTTAATAagtgtaaaaatatttaaaattggATGAATTAGTAAGAGATGGATTAATTGGATTAATTATATACATCAAATTGTTCTTTCTTTGCCCCCTTGACCTCCAAATCACATTTccatttttactaaaaaaaaacttgaaaatctttttattttgaggTATAACCTAGAAACTGAAAAATCTAGCTGCATGAATTTCAATGGTGATTCGTTTAGACAATCTAATTTAGATTTACTCggtttctgttttctcttttcttacaTATGACATACTATCACTGGttaaatacattttattattttaataattttaatatagttttacgTTTTTTTGACATATGGTACATtataatattatcatttttataatttaatattttaataaataataaaattattaaaatagtatatctTGAGAAGCTGGAAGATTTTATACTTTGTAGCAATAAAGATGTTCTTAATACTTCATATGTTTCTTATTAATCCAATatcaaagagattttttttttccaaaagataaatttttattgttttctatataatatttattaattattattgatgaattgtaaacttaaaaataaaataaagaattgaATACTATAGTTTTAGGCTTGAAACACAAGAATAATGCATTCCCCATTTATAAGTAGTTAAAATTAGATTATTGAGGAATAgctgttcctttttttttgtctcaagcGACGTCGTATTTTCTTGACCTACAAATGACATTTAAATTTtcgcccaaaaaaaaaaaaaaaaaaaaaaaaNNNNNNNNNNNNNNNNNNNNNNNNNNNNNNNNNNNNNNNNNNNNNNNNNNNNNNNNNNNNNNNNNNNNNNNNNNNNNNNNNNNNNNNNNNNNNNNNNNNNNNNNNNNNNNNNNNNNNNNNNNNNNNNNNNNNNNNNNNNNNNNNNNNNNNNNNNNNNNNNNNNNNNNNNNNNNNNNNNNNNNNNNNNNNNNNNNNNNNNNNNNNNNNNNNNNNNNNNNNNNNNNNNNNNNNNNNNNNNNNNNNNNNNNNNNNNNNNNNNNNNNNNNNNNNNNNNNNNNNNNNNNNNNNNNNNNNNNNNNNNNNNNNNNNNNNNNNNNNNNNNNNNNNNNNNNNNNNNNNNNNNNNNNNNNNNNNNNNNNNNNNNNNNNNNNNNNNNNNNNNNNNNNNNNNNNNNNNNNNNNNNNNNNNNNNNNNNNNNNNNNNNNNNNNNNNNNNNNNNNNNNNNNNNNNNNNNNNNNNNNNNNNNNNNNNNNNNNNNNNNNNNNNNNNNNNNNNNNNNNNNNNNNNNNNNNNNNNNNNNNNNNNNtttttttttggaaatgtcGTCACCGGACATTGTCGGAATTCTGGAAAACACGAAGGAGCTTGATCGGTTAAGgaaagagcaagaagaagtgTTGGTTGAGATCAATAAGATGCATAAGAAGCTTCAAGCTTGTAAGTGTTTTTCCCATTTACTCCTTACTAATACTCCTCGAACAATTTtggtaatttattttctttgttctaaCAAATTTGTGTCTGATCTGATCTGAGACTTGTAAAAATTTTGTGATTTGACTAGTTATTATCAGTGAAAGTTTCGATTTTGGATCATGGAGTAATTAGagaaattaaatttgaattagGGGGTTATACAATGCCATTGAATCTACAGattaaaatactaatttagATTGCTGCGATCTACGAAATCAAAATCATGAAAGCTTTGTTTTGTGTGCAGCTCCTGAGATAGTTGAGAAGCCTGGTGATATCTCATTGTCAAAGCTTAAGAATTTGTACATTCAAGCGAAAGAGCTCTCCGAAAATGAAGTAACGTAAGCCAATTTCTTTATCATAGTTGTAAAATGTTAAAGACTTTTGAATGGATTATGGGACTAATGTTATCTCTAAATGACCAAATTTGTATCCAACAGTAAGACCCTTTTGGCTTTGTGTATAAACACGCAGCGTGTCGAACATTTTGCTTGCTCAGTTGGATTTGCTGCTTCCGTATGGACCAACCGGGCAGCAAAGGAGAAAATTAGGAGGTACACATTACAGAGTTACTTTAATTGAACTGTAATGTTATTCTCTGGCAAGGTACACATAACAGAGTTACAAAGGAATTAAGAATTTTTTACCGATGCTTTGTAATGATGTCACATAAGTGGCAGAAGGCAATGatcagaagaggaagaggatgaaaGCTGATTCAGATGTCATCAGACTTTCTCCTTCCATGAGGAATCAAATTGAAGCGTATGCAAGTCTAAAGGGTGAACAGGTAGATACTATGTTACATCTACTTTCTTTATATCTGTTTTTATTTGGATCAGTTCAGTGCTCACAATGTCTGTCTGATTTATGCAGGTAGCTGCGAGAGTTACAGCAGAGAGTGCAGATAAGGACGAATGGTTTGTGGTTAAAGTAATCCACTTcgacagagaaacaaaagagtaaGCTTTAACCTCTCTTCGGCATAAGTTAGTTGTCGATGGCCTGATATTATGCCAAATTTTTGAATCTCACACAAATGGATTCTTCTGGTCATATCTGAAGTTTAATAAGTCATGTCCTTAGAGTTCTTTGTCTAAGGTTTAGACTGAAACTGTTAAGTGCACATGTTTCATTAATGAGTCTAAAAATGTTTCAAACTTTAATCACAGAGTTGAAGTACTTGATGAAGAACcaggagatgatgaagaaggaagcGGTCAGAGGTAAAAACTcatatgaaaacttttgagttgtGATTTGGTGTTTGGGAAGTATACTGAGATTTATTCTCTTGGAATCTTTAGGACCTATAAGTTACCAATGTCATGCATTTTACCATTCCCCAAACGAAATGATCCTTTAACCACCCAAGAGTTTCAACCTGGTAAACACGTCTTAGCTGTATATCCCGGGACAACAGCACTCTACAAAGCAACTGTAGTAAGTACCCCACGAAAGGTTAGTATTTTGTCACAACCATACGCATCTATCTTTATAACTTGTCTTTCTGTCTGAACAAAAACACTAACCTCGAGCTATTTTACATGGATGTCAATTCCTGCAATATCAGAGGAAGTCTGACGAGTAAGTTCTTCAACCTTTTTCAGCTTGCTTTGTCTTAAATTTGTAGTCCCCTTGAACTGGACTCATgtttatctatctatctatctataacAAGAACTGTTCGTTTGATTAGGTACTTGCTGGAATTCgacgatgatgaggaagatggaGCATTGCCTCAAAGAACAGTACCTTTCCACAAAGTGGTAGCTTTACCAGAAGGTCATCGTCAGTGAAAGAAAACAACTCAGCGGTATCCATTGATCACATCAGTCTCTTGTAAATAAAGCGAAAAGCAAGAAATTCACGAAGAATTTAGTAATCAGTCTCCATGGCAAGACCAATCAGAAAAAACCGCTGTCTCTTTCATGTAGTTTAAAAGATAAAGTTT
It encodes the following:
- the LOC104724416 gene encoding serine/threonine-protein kinase HT1-like, coding for MGSVTECYSNEVFELDPKWVVDPQHLFVGPKIGEGAHAKIYEGKYKNKTVAIKIVKRGESPEEIAKRESRFAREVSMLSRVQHKNLVKFIGACKEPIMVIVTELLLGGTLRKYLVSLRPGRLDIRLAVGFALDIARAMECLHSHGVIHRDLKPENLILTADYKTVKLADFGLAREESLTEMMTAETGTYRWMAPELYSTVTLRHGEKKHYNHKVDAYSFAIVLWELIHNKLPFEGMSNLQAAYAAAFKNLRPSADDLPGDLAMIVTSCWKEDPNYRPNFTEIIQMLLRCLSTISAPELVPPSIKRVFSSENAVLPPESPGTCSLMAVRDGDQIPTDANLQQKQVRESSFFFCC
- the LOC104724417 gene encoding uncharacterized protein LOC104724417 isoform X3; this encodes MSSPDIVGILENTKELDRLRKEQEEVLVEINKMHKKLQASPEIVEKPGDISLSKLKNLYIQAKELSENEVTVSNILLAQLDLLLPYGPTGQQRRKLGGNDQKRKRMKADSDVIRLSPSMRNQIEAYASLKGEQVAARVTAESADKDEWFVVKVIHFDRETKEVEVLDEEPGDDEEGSGQRTYKLPMSCILPFPKRNDPLTTQEFQPGKHVLAVYPGTTALYKATVVSTPRKRKSDEYLLEFDDDEEDGALPQRTVPFHKVVALPEGHRQ
- the LOC104724417 gene encoding uncharacterized protein LOC104724417 isoform X1; amino-acid sequence: MSSPDIVGILENTKELDRLRKEQEEVLVEINKMHKKLQASPEIVEKPGDISLSKLKNLYIQAKELSENEVTVSNILLAQLDLLLPYGPTGQQRRKLGVAEGNDQKRKRMKADSDVIRLSPSMRNQIEAYASLKGEQVAARVTAESADKDEWFVVKVIHFDRETKEVEVLDEEPGDDEEGSGQRTYKLPMSCILPFPKRNDPLTTQEFQPGKHVLAVYPGTTALYKATVVSTPRKRKSDEYLLEFDDDEEDGALPQRTVPFHKVVALPEGHRQ
- the LOC104724417 gene encoding uncharacterized protein LOC104724417 isoform X2, which gives rise to MSSPDIVGILENTKELDRLRKEQEEVLVEINKMHKKLQASPEIVEKPGDISLSKLKNLYIQAKELSENEVTVSNILLAQLDLLLPYGPTGQQRRKLGEGNDQKRKRMKADSDVIRLSPSMRNQIEAYASLKGEQVAARVTAESADKDEWFVVKVIHFDRETKEVEVLDEEPGDDEEGSGQRTYKLPMSCILPFPKRNDPLTTQEFQPGKHVLAVYPGTTALYKATVVSTPRKRKSDEYLLEFDDDEEDGALPQRTVPFHKVVALPEGHRQ